Proteins from one Suncus etruscus isolate mSunEtr1 chromosome 3, mSunEtr1.pri.cur, whole genome shotgun sequence genomic window:
- the SERTAD4 gene encoding SERTA domain-containing protein 4, whose protein sequence is MTLVLSTNPFRETIVPEDAAEVPSYPTLWDAADSYGDTSPPGPALAPQEGERGASSPLTGPPLRGVEPPLTAPRVSCFKRKCTEEEDVHRCSHQPISVLEERAHILYMSLEKLKSMDDPEVYLRRAVLINNLMKRVHGDILRQSAWCFPTCTLGSTSAQDWLLAQDCHHQKRVRVAKEEWEKVHACCLYQECGGHCLSVPLCISTPVTSASSASSSSTSSSSSCPSLPTPSPPLPFSSCSAQADLDMGPVPLFKDSAQMPTGGVFAVGPRSLGVPEKTKFINTSSEGSQDGGTPNPEASQSDLEIECPGLSYGSFEPGSSDRRPVVSECWRRPMVRREAVSFADRPCWSSGM, encoded by the exons ATGACGCTCGTGCTGTCCACGAACCCTTTCCGTGAGACCATTGTCCCGGAGGATGCCGCGGAGGTTCCCAGCTACCCCACACTCTGGGATGCTGCAGACAGCTATGGGGATACCAGCCCCCCAGGGCCAGCACTGGCCCCTCAGGAGGGAGAACGAGGGGCCAGCTCCCCACTGACAG GACCTCCTTTACGAGGGGTTGAGCCCCCGCTGACGGCACCCAGGGTCTCATGCTTTAAGAGGAAGTGCACAGAAGAGGAGGACGTTCATCGCTGTAGCCATCAA CCCATCTCCGTGCTTGAGGAGCGAGCCCACATCCTGTACATGTCCCTGGAGAAGCTCAAGTCCATGGATGACCCCGAAGTGTACCTGCGGAGGGCTGTACTCATCAACAACCTGATGAAGAGAGTCCACGGGGACATCCTGCGGCAGAGTGCCTGGTGCTTCCCCACCTGCACCCTGGGCAGCACCTCCGCCCAGGACTGGCTATTGGCCCAGGACTGTCACCATCAGAAACGCGTGCGGGTGGCCAAGGAGGAGTGGGAGAAGGTCCACGCCTGCTGTTTGTACCAGGAATGTGGCGGACACTGCCTGAGTGTGCCCCTGTGCATCAGCACTCCTGTCACCAGtgcctcctccgcctcctcctcctccacctcctcctcttcctcctgtccTTCCTTGCCCACCCCTTCCCCACCTCTGCCTTTCTCAAGCTGCTCTGCACAGGCAGATTTGGATATGGGGCCGGTACCACTCTTCAAAGACAGCGCGCAGATGCCCACAGGCGGAGTCTTTGCTGTTGGTCCCCGGTCTCTTGGGGTTCCGGAAAAGACTAAGTTCATTAACACCAGCAGTGAGGGCAGCCAGGATGGGGGCACTCCTAATCCTGAGGCCTCGCAGAGTGACCTGGAGATTGAATGCCCAGGGTTGTCCTATGGCTCCTTCGAGCCAGGCAGCAGCGACAGAAGGCCGGTGGTCAGTGAGTGCTGGCGACGGCCAATGGTCCGGAGGGAGGCAGTGTCCTTTGCTGACCGGCCGTGCTGGAGCAGTGGGATGTGA